A part of Puntigrus tetrazona isolate hp1 chromosome 21, ASM1883169v1, whole genome shotgun sequence genomic DNA contains:
- the rab24 gene encoding ras-related protein Rab-24, with protein MTAMRVDAKVVMLGKESVGKTSLVERYVHRRFLVGPYQNTIGAAFVAKALNVNDKVITLGIWDTAGSERYEAMSRIYYRGARAAIVCYDLTDSSSFERARFWVKELQNCEEHCKIYLCGTKSDLIEADRSVRQVDYHDVQDFADEIGAQHFETSSKTGKNVDEVFQKVAEDFSSCALEFMQEEKGVDLGQKKDSYFDNCCHN; from the exons ATGACTGCCATGCGAGTGGATGCTAAGGTTGTCATGCTTGGCAAGGAGAGTGTGGGTAAAACCAGTCTGGTGGAAAGATATGTTCATCGCCGGTTTCTTGTAGGACCATATCAAAAT ACTATAGGGGCTGCGTTTGTTGCAAAAGCCCTCAATGTCAATGACAAAGTGATTACTCTGGGAATATGG GACACTGCTGGTTCTGAACGCTATGAAGCTATGAGCAGAATCTATTATAGAGGGGCCCGTGCTGCCATTGTCTGCTATG ACTTGACTGACAGCAGCAGTTTTGAAAGGGCCAGGTTCTGGGTGAAGGAGTTACAGAACTGTGAAGAG cacTGCAAGATATATTTGTGTGGCACCAAGAGTGACCTCATTGAGGCCGATCGAAGCGTGCGGCAAGTAGACTACCATGACGTTCAAGACTTTGCAGATG AAATAGGTGCACAACATTTCGAGACTTCCAGCAAAACGGGAAAAAATGTTG atgAGGTGTTTCAGAAAGTGGCTGAAGATTTCAGTAGCTGTGCTTTGGAGTTTATGCAAG AGGAGAAGGGGGTGGATCTTGGGCAAAAGaaggactcttattttgacaACTGCTGCCACAACTGA